In one Lachnospiraceae bacterium GAM79 genomic region, the following are encoded:
- a CDS encoding type IV secretory system conjugative DNA transfer family protein yields the protein MSDKIRKYVLPNLPYLFVFWFFSKIGTAYRIAPDTDFGTKLMGMLDTFPKAFETYWPGLGGIDLLVGLAGAAGMYLLIQSKIRQAKKFRRDAEYGTARFGTKEDIKPFVDPKFQNNVILTGTEFLTMNTRPKIPANARNLNACVIGSSGSGKTRFWLTPQLLQAHSSYVVVDPKGGTLDQCGRFLQREKYRVRVFNSIDFSKSMHYNPLAYIKTESDVLKFVTALIANTKGDGKEGDEFWTKAETLLYCALVSYIVFEGPEEERNMNTLVEMINSMEVREDDETFKNAVDYMFDGLERRSPQHFAVRQYKKYKLASGKTAKSILISCGARLAPFDIPQLREIMSYDELELDKLGDEKSALFFLISDTDTTYNFLVALAFSQMFNLLCERADNTYGGRLPYHVRVLWDEAANTGQVPGLEKIVAVIRSREISLTLFYQAMSQCKALYKDHSETIMGNMDSIVFLGGREASTLKDISENWLGKATISMQTEGRSRGQSESYSQNMQRLGRELMTTSEITTMPGDKCILQLRGLPPFLSPKYDLKKHPNYKYTAEFDKKKNAFRLESLFRHRPLRLKPEDEYTVYEVDGSDTDEEADLLNFDDLDSDEFV from the coding sequence TTGAGTGACAAGATCAGAAAATATGTGCTCCCAAACCTGCCGTACCTCTTTGTGTTCTGGTTTTTCTCCAAAATCGGGACGGCCTACCGGATCGCCCCCGACACAGACTTCGGGACAAAGCTCATGGGGATGCTTGATACCTTCCCCAAAGCCTTTGAAACCTACTGGCCGGGGCTGGGAGGTATTGACCTGCTGGTGGGCCTTGCCGGTGCGGCTGGGATGTATCTGCTGATACAGTCAAAGATCAGGCAGGCGAAAAAATTCCGGCGGGATGCGGAGTACGGCACCGCCCGCTTTGGAACAAAGGAAGATATAAAGCCATTTGTTGACCCTAAATTTCAGAACAATGTCATTCTGACCGGGACGGAGTTCCTTACCATGAACACCCGTCCGAAGATACCCGCCAATGCCCGGAACCTAAACGCCTGTGTCATCGGATCGTCCGGCTCGGGAAAGACAAGGTTCTGGTTGACCCCGCAGCTCCTTCAAGCCCATTCCTCGTATGTGGTGGTAGACCCGAAGGGCGGCACTCTCGACCAGTGCGGGCGGTTTCTGCAACGGGAGAAATACAGGGTGCGGGTGTTCAACAGTATCGACTTTTCAAAATCCATGCACTACAATCCGCTGGCCTATATCAAGACAGAAAGCGATGTTTTGAAATTTGTTACCGCCCTGATTGCCAACACCAAAGGCGACGGCAAGGAGGGCGACGAGTTCTGGACAAAAGCAGAAACCCTCTTGTACTGCGCCCTTGTGTCCTACATCGTCTTTGAGGGGCCGGAGGAAGAACGCAACATGAATACGCTGGTGGAAATGATAAACAGCATGGAAGTCCGGGAGGATGACGAAACCTTCAAAAACGCGGTGGACTATATGTTTGACGGGCTGGAACGCCGCAGCCCCCAGCACTTCGCCGTGAGGCAGTATAAGAAATACAAGCTCGCCAGCGGCAAGACAGCCAAAAGCATTTTGATTTCCTGCGGTGCAAGACTGGCTCCCTTTGATATTCCCCAACTTCGGGAGATCATGTCTTATGACGAACTGGAGCTGGATAAGCTGGGGGATGAAAAATCAGCGCTGTTCTTTCTTATCAGCGACACGGACACCACCTACAACTTTTTGGTTGCCCTCGCTTTTTCGCAGATGTTCAACCTTCTGTGTGAACGGGCTGACAACACCTATGGCGGGCGTCTGCCCTATCATGTGCGGGTGCTGTGGGACGAGGCTGCCAACACCGGGCAGGTGCCGGGGCTGGAAAAGATTGTGGCCGTCATCCGCTCCCGTGAGATCAGCCTGACGCTTTTTTATCAGGCAATGAGCCAGTGCAAGGCATTGTACAAAGACCATTCCGAAACCATCATGGGCAACATGGACAGTATCGTATTCCTCGGAGGCCGGGAGGCTTCCACCCTAAAGGATATTTCGGAAAACTGGCTGGGCAAGGCCACCATCTCCATGCAGACCGAGGGCCGAAGCCGGGGACAGTCTGAAAGTTACAGCCAGAATATGCAGCGGCTTGGCCGGGAACTGATGACCACCAGCGAGATCACCACCATGCCCGGGGATAAATGTATCTTGCAGCTTCGGGGGCTCCCGCCCTTCCTGTCCCCGAAGTATGACTTGAAAAAGCACCCGAATTACAAGTACACAGCCGAATTTGATAAAAAGAAAAACGCCTTCCGCTTGGAAAGCCTGTTCCGCCACCGGCCATTGAGACTAAAGCCGGAGGACGAATACACGGTGTACGAAGTGGACGGCTCCGACACGGACGAAGAAGCTGACCTGTTGAATTTCGATGATCTGGACAGCGACGAGTTTGTGTAA
- a CDS encoding DUF4366 domain-containing protein — MKKTKFRRLAAMAASLLCCLIFTVPAYAQSSEPQPETAPSPAETEAEPETQNPFTPDGTGTVVDNATDEDGKEFYTITTADESVFYLVIDKQKTSENVYFLNTVTTDDLLPLAEQGKEPPKEVTPEPEPKPTEPVEEVPEPKPEKKDSPLLSLLLIGAVVLAGGGIGYYFKIYKPKHEAPDLEDDYCEYEDGELEEIAEEPEDEDTPPWEEDTEE; from the coding sequence ATGAAGAAAACTAAATTTCGCAGGCTGGCGGCGATGGCTGCCAGCCTTTTGTGTTGCCTGATCTTTACAGTCCCGGCTTATGCACAGAGCAGCGAGCCGCAGCCGGAGACAGCTCCCTCCCCGGCAGAAACCGAAGCAGAGCCGGAAACCCAGAACCCCTTTACCCCGGACGGGACGGGAACCGTGGTGGACAACGCCACCGACGAGGATGGAAAGGAGTTCTACACCATCACCACAGCAGACGAGAGCGTGTTTTATCTGGTGATCGACAAACAGAAAACCAGCGAGAACGTCTATTTCCTCAATACCGTTACCACAGACGACCTTCTGCCTCTTGCTGAACAGGGTAAGGAACCGCCCAAAGAAGTGACCCCTGAGCCAGAGCCAAAGCCCACCGAACCGGTGGAGGAAGTACCGGAACCCAAGCCGGAGAAAAAGGACAGCCCCCTTCTCTCTCTGCTCTTGATCGGTGCGGTGGTGCTGGCCGGCGGTGGAATTGGTTACTATTTCAAGATTTACAAGCCGAAGCATGAAGCCCCGGATTTGGAAGATGATTACTGCGAATATGAGGACGGGGAGCTGGAGGAGATCGCAGAGGAACCCGAGGACGAAGATACCCCGCCATGGGAGGAAGATACGGAGGAATGA
- a CDS encoding DNA cytosine methyltransferase: protein MPDIKLGSLFDGIGVFPLAASRCGIRPVWASEIEKAPISITKRHFPDMVHLGDITKVDGGKIPPVHIITFGSPCQNLSLIGNRSGLAGAKSSLFYQAFRIIQEMRDATDNLYPAIAVWENVMGAFSTNDRMDFRAVLSAFSDTEVPMPPSGRWGNAGMVRGGTPDVCWRLMDAQYWAGSRRLARRQRIFVVADFGGRRAADILFKPRPMLPLPPPCGEGGRAAAEGDRTASFETGWQIPVIHPFQCFRMRGAAKRQEETAFRNSFGLPTDPFPTLLASDVTPFAFWYEGDPEGGCIRFLTETESERLMGLPEGWTKYGADGVEIRPLQRYKALGNAIALPCADYIMAGIYEVLADRAGKEE, encoded by the coding sequence ATGCCGGACATTAAGCTGGGAAGCCTTTTCGACGGGATCGGCGTGTTCCCTCTGGCTGCTTCCCGGTGCGGTATCCGTCCGGTATGGGCCAGCGAGATTGAAAAAGCGCCCATCTCCATAACCAAAAGGCACTTTCCCGACATGGTGCATTTGGGGGATATTACGAAGGTGGACGGCGGGAAAATCCCACCTGTCCATATAATTACCTTCGGTTCCCCCTGTCAGAACCTTTCTCTGATTGGCAACCGCTCCGGCCTTGCCGGGGCAAAATCAAGCCTGTTCTATCAGGCGTTTCGTATCATACAGGAAATGAGGGATGCTACTGATAACCTATATCCAGCTATCGCTGTTTGGGAAAACGTCATGGGAGCGTTTTCTACAAATGACCGGATGGACTTTAGAGCCGTCCTATCCGCCTTCTCGGACACCGAAGTTCCAATGCCTCCTTCGGGAAGATGGGGAAACGCCGGAATGGTGCGAGGGGGAACGCCTGATGTGTGCTGGCGGCTCATGGACGCCCAGTATTGGGCAGGCTCCCGAAGGCTGGCACGAAGGCAGCGGATTTTCGTCGTGGCGGATTTTGGAGGCAGACGTGCCGCAGACATACTATTTAAGCCCCGTCCAATGCTCCCACTTCCTCCGCCTTGCGGAGAGGGCGGGCGGGCCGCCGCCGAAGGAGATAGAACAGCTTCTTTTGAAACAGGGTGGCAGATACCAGTCATCCACCCCTTTCAGTGCTTCCGTATGCGGGGAGCGGCAAAAAGGCAGGAAGAAACGGCCTTCCGAAACAGCTTCGGATTACCAACTGACCCTTTTCCCACTCTTTTAGCCAGTGATGTAACGCCCTTTGCCTTCTGGTATGAGGGCGACCCGGAGGGCGGCTGTATCCGTTTTCTGACGGAAACGGAAAGCGAACGGCTGATGGGGCTGCCGGAGGGCTGGACAAAGTACGGGGCGGACGGCGTGGAGATCCGGCCTCTGCAACGTTACAAGGCGCTGGGAAATGCGATTGCCCTCCCTTGCGCCGATTACATTATGGCCGGGATTTATGAGGTGCTGGCTGACCGGGCCGGAAAGGAGGAATAA
- a CDS encoding NlpC/P60 family protein, with the protein MRQEDEADGPQDTGKAQEPEGSAEKAGSKKDKYQKAQAKAEHAGEKLGKAREKLDKTEAKRAAKKPPGLAKKAVRGARTEAWFYLHNKIHEVEHENVGVEGAHKSELVAEAGARKLTRYAKRRYREHPARKVAKWERKDIKARANVDFQKMASDHPELASNPLSRVQQKWKLKRRYSKEAKAAAKQGAKAAKKTAAASGTATRRAAQFVTRHPVAVLVLLLLLLLCFLVSAVSSIFPTLGSGLANALSGTSYASEDTDLLGVDEDYTALENELAQTVANIESTHPGYDEYRYSVDEIGHNPYELASYLSAKYHVYFREQVQDELREIFEAQYELTLTEEVEIRYRTETSTDPETGETTTEEVPYEYYILNVTLTNKTLPAVILPRLNEQQREIYTVMQQLKGNKPYLWEGIYNGGEDTGPSYEIPGEALDDPAFAALMEEATKYIGWPYVWGGSSPSTSFDCSGFVCWVYTASGVHNLPRTTAQGIYNQCAIISPSEAKPGDIIFFTGTYDSPGPVSHVGIYVGDGMMLHCGSPIQYANINSSYWQTHFYAFGRL; encoded by the coding sequence ATGAGGCAGGAAGATGAAGCGGACGGGCCGCAGGATACCGGCAAGGCACAGGAGCCGGAGGGCTCCGCCGAGAAGGCCGGGAGCAAAAAGGACAAGTACCAGAAAGCACAGGCAAAAGCGGAACACGCCGGGGAAAAGCTGGGAAAGGCCCGGGAGAAACTGGACAAGACCGAGGCAAAACGGGCAGCGAAGAAGCCGCCGGGGCTTGCGAAGAAAGCTGTCCGGGGAGCCCGCACCGAAGCATGGTTTTATCTCCACAACAAAATCCACGAAGTTGAGCATGAAAATGTGGGTGTGGAAGGAGCCCATAAGTCGGAACTTGTGGCCGAGGCCGGAGCCCGGAAACTGACCCGGTATGCCAAACGGAGATACCGGGAACACCCGGCCCGGAAGGTGGCAAAGTGGGAACGGAAGGACATAAAAGCCCGGGCCAATGTGGATTTTCAAAAGATGGCCTCCGATCACCCGGAGCTTGCCAGCAATCCGCTTTCCCGTGTGCAGCAGAAATGGAAACTGAAACGCCGGTATTCCAAAGAAGCAAAGGCGGCTGCAAAACAGGGCGCAAAGGCCGCAAAGAAAACCGCTGCCGCTTCGGGAACTGCGACCCGTCGGGCGGCGCAGTTTGTGACCCGTCATCCCGTGGCGGTGCTGGTCCTGCTCCTGCTGTTGCTGCTCTGTTTTCTTGTGTCGGCGGTAAGTTCCATCTTCCCCACGCTTGGCAGCGGCCTCGCCAATGCGTTATCCGGCACCTCCTACGCCTCGGAGGATACGGACCTGCTGGGGGTGGACGAGGACTACACAGCGCTGGAAAACGAGCTGGCGCAGACGGTAGCGAACATCGAAAGCACCCATCCCGGCTATGACGAGTACCGCTATTCCGTGGACGAGATCGGCCATAACCCCTATGAGCTGGCGTCCTATCTCTCGGCAAAGTACCATGTGTATTTCCGTGAACAGGTGCAGGACGAGCTGCGGGAGATTTTCGAGGCACAGTATGAACTGACCTTGACGGAGGAAGTCGAGATACGCTACCGCACCGAAACCAGCACCGACCCGGAGACCGGGGAAACCACCACCGAGGAAGTTCCCTATGAGTATTACATTCTCAATGTGACCCTCACAAACAAGACGCTGCCTGCCGTGATCCTGCCGAGGCTTAACGAACAGCAGCGGGAAATCTACACCGTTATGCAGCAGCTCAAAGGCAACAAACCCTATCTGTGGGAAGGGATTTACAACGGTGGCGAAGATACCGGCCCCAGCTATGAGATACCCGGCGAGGCGCTGGATGACCCGGCTTTTGCGGCGCTCATGGAAGAAGCCACAAAGTACATCGGCTGGCCCTATGTGTGGGGCGGCTCCAGCCCGTCCACCTCCTTTGACTGTTCGGGCTTTGTCTGCTGGGTGTACACGGCCAGCGGCGTCCACAACCTGCCCCGTACCACGGCGCAGGGCATTTACAACCAGTGTGCTATCATTTCTCCCTCCGAGGCAAAGCCCGGCGACATTATCTTTTTCACGGGAACCTATGACAGCCCCGGCCCTGTATCCCATGTGGGGATTTATGTGGGCGACGGGATGATGCTCCATTGTGGTTCGCCCATCCAATACGCAAACATCAATTCAAGCTACTGGCAGACACATTTCTATGCCTTCGGGCGTTTGTGA
- a CDS encoding Maff2 family protein, translating to MEFFNQAIDILKILVMALGAGLAVWGVINLLEGYGSDNPAAKSQGIKQLMAGGGVVLIGLQLIPLLSGLFS from the coding sequence ATGGAATTTTTCAATCAGGCAATCGACATTCTTAAAATTCTGGTCATGGCTCTTGGCGCTGGTCTGGCGGTATGGGGCGTCATCAACCTTCTGGAAGGTTACGGGTCGGACAACCCTGCGGCAAAAAGCCAGGGCATTAAGCAGCTCATGGCGGGCGGCGGTGTCGTTCTGATCGGCCTTCAGCTTATCCCTCTGCTGTCCGGGCTGTTCAGCTAA
- a CDS encoding SpoVG family protein, whose protein sequence is MLTRSGKEKSMQEKTAGGTPAAPIKLDVSVRVIEPVKNLMGFASVKFNDCFVVENLKIVQGSKGLFLGMPSQPDGKGGYRDMAYPVTKEFREQLNTAVLQAYEAKLEQMAERGSVGRASISDQLKAGKAAAEQAKAGRPPKEKPSRSAER, encoded by the coding sequence ATGCTGACCCGAAGCGGAAAGGAGAAATCCATGCAGGAAAAAACTGCGGGCGGAACACCAGCCGCCCCTATAAAGCTGGATGTAAGCGTGCGGGTCATCGAACCTGTGAAAAATCTCATGGGCTTTGCCAGCGTGAAATTCAATGACTGTTTTGTGGTGGAAAATCTGAAAATCGTCCAGGGCAGCAAGGGCCTCTTTCTTGGGATGCCCAGCCAGCCGGACGGCAAAGGCGGCTATCGGGATATGGCCTACCCTGTCACAAAGGAGTTCCGGGAACAGCTCAATACTGCTGTTCTGCAAGCCTATGAGGCAAAGCTGGAACAGATGGCGGAGCGCGGCTCTGTGGGGCGTGCGTCCATTAGCGACCAACTCAAAGCCGGAAAAGCGGCTGCCGAACAGGCAAAGGCAGGGCGGCCTCCGAAGGAAAAGCCCAGCCGCAGTGCAGAGCGTTGA
- a CDS encoding PcfB family protein, whose protein sequence is MQEEVNQKTVALSIRTTKLTGKVLAAALGKVVRALQKHHQKALTPQGRQSVKKLMNHYGGKSAMPYVGAPKEFDRIAKEFHVDYAFHKVSPGHYLLFFKANQADAITAAFQKYSAKVLNKEQDKASILGQLRKFTEQIRTQAKEKQRTREAVKDGR, encoded by the coding sequence ATGCAGGAAGAAGTAAACCAAAAAACGGTTGCCCTTTCGATCAGGACAACGAAGCTCACAGGAAAAGTGCTGGCTGCCGCTCTTGGCAAGGTGGTTCGGGCGCTGCAAAAGCACCACCAGAAGGCGCTGACCCCGCAGGGACGCCAGAGCGTGAAAAAGCTGATGAACCACTATGGCGGCAAAAGTGCCATGCCCTATGTGGGAGCTCCAAAGGAGTTTGACCGGATCGCGAAGGAGTTCCATGTGGACTACGCTTTCCATAAAGTGAGCCCCGGTCATTACCTGCTGTTTTTCAAAGCCAATCAGGCGGACGCTATCACGGCGGCCTTCCAGAAGTACAGCGCAAAGGTGCTGAACAAAGAGCAGGACAAGGCTTCCATCCTCGGTCAGCTTCGGAAATTCACGGAGCAAATCAGGACGCAGGCAAAGGAAAAGCAGCGGACCAGAGAGGCGGTGAAGGACGGACGTTGA
- a CDS encoding DUF4315 family protein: protein MNKIDKLDKELEKAREKAAEWQAKIRELEKQKQEEENSQIVQAVRSLKLTPAQLMAFLNDPKNSLTASGHTDPKPEAPEKEDTAHEEN, encoded by the coding sequence ATGAACAAAATCGACAAGCTCGATAAGGAACTGGAAAAAGCCCGGGAGAAGGCCGCCGAATGGCAGGCCAAAATCCGGGAGCTGGAAAAGCAGAAACAGGAGGAAGAAAACAGCCAGATCGTGCAGGCGGTGCGCTCCCTCAAACTGACGCCCGCCCAGCTTATGGCTTTTCTGAATGACCCCAAAAACAGCCTTACCGCTTCGGGCCATACTGACCCGAAGCCGGAGGCACCCGAAAAGGAGGACACGGCCCATGAAGAAAACTAA
- a CDS encoding DUF87 domain-containing protein: MYRDGVCRVADRYYTKTIEYEDINYQLAQSEDQAAIFDGWSACLNYFDSSLPFQLSFLNHRSRPGSRYSVNIPMQDDDYNSVRCEYVEMLENQIAKSNNGIVRTKLLTFGVNVDDLPTARARLERVEADICGNFKKLGVKCRSLSGLERLELLHGQLHPGSGSPFRFSWDMIPKTGLSTKDFIAPDSFDFRFSRLFRVGTTWGAASYLQILASELSDKLLAELLEMDAEMTITLHIQTVDQAAAVKSIKAKVSDIDKMKVEEQKKAARSGYDMDILPPDLVTYSNDAKTLLEDLQSRNERMFLLTFLVVNMAPTRRELDNDLFTVSGIVQKYNCTLKRLDFQQEDGFLSSLPLGHNGIEIKRGMTTSSTAIFVPFMTQELRMDGEAVYYGLNALSHNVIMANRKKLKNPNGLFLGVPGSGKSFAAKRELVNVFLATRDRIIVVDPMGEYSPLIKRLGGQVIEIAPDSPHHINPMDIDLSFDEENPMALKADFILSLMELIVGGKDGLQPVERTVIDRCVRQMYREHLQDPETSKMPTLQTLYDLLCSQPEGEAVRLATALEIYVSGSLNVFNHETNVDLNRRLVCLDLKKLGAGLRTIAMLIMQDLVNSQVSMNFLRGIATWCYFDEFHVLLRDRLTASYCVAIWKMLRKKGCVPSALTQNVKDFLASPEIENIFENSDFLVLLSQAQGDRQILAKQLGISPHQLSYVTHTNSGEGLLFFGNTTIPFVDRFPQNTELYAIMTTRPEDKKQEMNRA, from the coding sequence ATGTACCGGGACGGGGTGTGCCGGGTAGCGGACCGCTATTACACCAAAACCATTGAATACGAGGACATCAACTACCAGCTCGCACAGTCCGAAGATCAGGCAGCCATCTTTGACGGGTGGAGCGCCTGCCTCAACTACTTTGACAGCAGCCTTCCGTTCCAGCTTTCCTTCCTCAACCACCGGAGCCGCCCGGGCAGCCGGTACAGCGTGAACATCCCCATGCAGGACGATGATTACAACAGCGTCCGGTGTGAGTATGTGGAAATGCTGGAAAACCAGATCGCCAAAAGCAACAACGGCATTGTCCGCACAAAGCTCCTGACCTTCGGCGTGAATGTGGACGACCTTCCCACCGCCAGGGCAAGGCTGGAACGTGTAGAGGCGGACATTTGCGGGAACTTCAAAAAGCTGGGCGTCAAGTGCCGCTCCCTTTCGGGGCTGGAACGGCTGGAGCTTCTTCACGGGCAGCTCCACCCCGGCAGCGGCTCCCCCTTCCGGTTTTCATGGGATATGATCCCCAAAACCGGGCTTTCCACCAAAGACTTTATCGCCCCGGACAGCTTCGACTTCCGTTTCAGCCGTCTGTTCCGGGTGGGGACGACTTGGGGTGCCGCCTCCTACTTGCAGATTTTGGCCTCGGAGCTCTCGGACAAGCTGCTGGCGGAGCTTTTGGAAATGGATGCGGAAATGACCATCACTCTCCATATCCAAACCGTCGATCAGGCCGCCGCCGTAAAATCCATCAAGGCCAAAGTCTCCGACATTGACAAGATGAAGGTGGAGGAACAAAAGAAGGCAGCCCGGTCAGGGTACGACATGGACATACTTCCACCCGACCTTGTAACGTACAGCAACGACGCAAAGACCCTCTTGGAAGATTTACAGAGCCGGAATGAGCGAATGTTCCTTCTGACCTTCCTTGTGGTAAACATGGCCCCGACCCGCCGGGAGCTGGACAATGACCTGTTCACGGTGTCGGGTATCGTCCAGAAATACAACTGCACCTTGAAGCGGCTGGACTTCCAGCAGGAGGATGGTTTTCTTTCCAGCCTTCCGCTGGGCCATAACGGCATTGAGATCAAGCGCGGCATGACGACCAGCTCCACGGCCATTTTCGTTCCCTTTATGACGCAGGAGCTCCGCATGGATGGCGAAGCCGTCTATTACGGGCTCAACGCACTTTCCCATAACGTCATCATGGCAAACCGGAAAAAGCTCAAAAACCCCAACGGCCTGTTCCTCGGCGTGCCGGGCTCCGGCAAATCCTTTGCCGCAAAGCGGGAGCTTGTGAACGTGTTCCTTGCCACCCGTGACCGGATCATTGTGGTAGACCCGATGGGCGAATACTCGCCCCTTATCAAGCGGCTGGGCGGACAGGTCATCGAGATCGCCCCGGACAGCCCCCACCACATCAATCCGATGGACATTGACCTAAGCTTTGACGAGGAAAACCCGATGGCGCTGAAAGCCGACTTTATCCTGTCGCTGATGGAGCTGATCGTTGGCGGCAAGGATGGCTTGCAGCCGGTGGAGCGGACCGTCATTGACCGCTGTGTACGCCAGATGTACCGGGAACATTTGCAGGACCCGGAAACAAGCAAAATGCCGACCCTCCAAACCCTGTATGACCTGCTCTGTTCCCAGCCGGAGGGCGAGGCGGTACGGCTGGCAACTGCCCTTGAAATCTATGTGTCGGGTTCCCTTAACGTGTTCAACCATGAAACCAATGTGGACTTAAACCGCCGTCTGGTATGCCTTGACTTAAAAAAGCTGGGGGCCGGGCTTCGGACGATTGCCATGCTCATTATGCAGGACTTGGTAAACTCGCAGGTGTCCATGAATTTCCTCCGCGGTATCGCTACATGGTGCTACTTCGACGAGTTCCATGTGCTGCTCCGTGACCGGCTGACGGCAAGCTACTGTGTGGCGATCTGGAAAATGCTGCGAAAAAAAGGGTGCGTTCCCAGTGCTTTAACGCAGAACGTGAAGGATTTTCTGGCAAGCCCGGAGATCGAGAACATCTTTGAAAACTCGGACTTCCTTGTGCTGCTCTCGCAGGCACAGGGGGACCGGCAGATTTTAGCCAAACAGCTTGGGATCAGCCCCCACCAGCTTTCCTATGTGACCCATACCAATTCCGGCGAAGGGCTGCTGTTCTTCGGGAATACCACCATCCCGTTTGTTGACCGCTTCCCGCAGAATACCGAGCTGTACGCCATTATGACCACCCGCCCGGAGGACAAAAAACAGGAAATGAACCGGGCATAA
- a CDS encoding cysteine-rich VLP protein has protein sequence MDARELTRDEKKKIRTLVTGMCANYDRESGLCLPLDCACYMLHKCWTGAYCRYFREAVLPLNPELQAALTTEGISPELRACAVCGKAFLPEGRQAYCSDACKAEGNRRKSRERMRKLREKRPGGCYDLPPPKA, from the coding sequence ATGGACGCCCGGGAGCTGACCCGTGACGAGAAGAAGAAAATCCGCACTCTGGTCACGGGGATGTGCGCCAACTATGACCGGGAAAGCGGCCTGTGCCTTCCTCTTGACTGTGCCTGCTATATGCTGCACAAGTGCTGGACAGGGGCGTACTGCCGTTACTTCCGTGAGGCTGTCCTGCCCCTTAACCCGGAGCTTCAAGCGGCGCTGACAACGGAAGGCATCTCCCCGGAGTTGCGGGCCTGTGCGGTCTGCGGAAAGGCATTTTTGCCCGAGGGGCGTCAAGCCTACTGCTCCGACGCCTGCAAGGCCGAAGGGAACCGACGGAAAAGCCGGGAACGCATGAGGAAACTGCGGGAGAAAAGGCCGGGCGGCTGTTACGATTTGCCGCCTCCAAAGGCTTGA
- a CDS encoding PrgI family protein yields MAYVPVPKDLSKIKTKLAFNLTKRQLVCFSSAAAVGLPAYLFSRGSIGNSAAMFLMIGLMLPFFFLAMYERDGLPLEKVLKNIIRTRFLYPRVRPYKTENFYALLSARKEAQPIAKQQKGRKARRQKA; encoded by the coding sequence ATGGCCTATGTGCCAGTACCAAAAGACCTTTCCAAAATCAAGACAAAGCTGGCCTTCAACCTAACGAAGCGCCAGCTTGTTTGTTTTTCCAGCGCGGCGGCGGTGGGCCTCCCGGCTTACCTGTTTTCCCGTGGCAGTATCGGGAACAGTGCCGCCATGTTCCTGATGATCGGCCTCATGCTCCCGTTCTTCTTTCTGGCTATGTATGAACGAGACGGTCTGCCGCTGGAAAAAGTGCTGAAAAACATCATCCGCACACGGTTCCTCTATCCCCGTGTGCGGCCTTACAAAACCGAAAACTTCTATGCGCTGCTTAGCGCCAGAAAGGAGGCGCAGCCGATTGCGAAACAGCAGAAGGGCCGGAAAGCCCGCAGGCAGAAAGCCTGA
- a CDS encoding DUF4316 domain-containing protein encodes MHEKDNYLKTAELSTEQNCNMIDGVPNNTPIPPTPPELDTKPLDKVKEPKERRKGRELER; translated from the coding sequence ATGCACGAAAAAGACAACTATCTGAAAACCGCCGAGCTCTCCACAGAGCAGAACTGCAACATGATCGACGGCGTACCCAACAACACGCCCATCCCGCCCACGCCCCCGGAGTTGGACACAAAACCGCTGGATAAGGTAAAGGAGCCCAAAGAACGCCGGAAAGGCCGGGAGCTGGAACGCTGA
- a CDS encoding antirestriction protein ArdA — translation MFEAYITNTALYPLMGIEVGTTVHFPMTTQELQAALAKIGIDGKRYSEVFFTSFDSDVLGLYDHLYECENIDELNELGHALLEVRDKGGLETFEAALVLGNHTRSVKDLINLTQNLDLYRFYPDISDDEGLGRLYADELGTIDIPEHIQNYFDYEAYGRDVRINEGGVFAPGGYVSAVPEGFKEYYHGPQDIPPEHRIFAYPEKAEPVHSILAALKRFQEAPPAPKKDKAGPSHEER, via the coding sequence ATGTTTGAAGCCTATATAACCAACACCGCCCTGTACCCCTTGATGGGGATCGAGGTAGGGACAACGGTACATTTCCCCATGACGACACAGGAGTTGCAGGCCGCCCTTGCCAAAATCGGGATAGACGGAAAACGGTACAGCGAAGTGTTCTTTACCAGCTTTGACAGTGATGTGCTGGGGCTCTACGATCATCTCTACGAATGTGAGAACATCGACGAGCTGAACGAGCTGGGCCACGCCCTGCTGGAAGTACGGGATAAGGGCGGACTGGAAACCTTTGAAGCCGCTCTTGTCTTGGGAAACCACACACGGAGCGTGAAGGATTTGATAAACCTGACCCAGAACCTTGACCTGTACCGCTTTTACCCGGATATTTCTGATGATGAAGGGCTGGGCCGTCTTTACGCCGACGAGCTTGGGACCATCGACATACCGGAGCACATTCAGAACTACTTCGATTATGAGGCATACGGGCGGGATGTGCGTATCAACGAGGGCGGCGTATTCGCTCCCGGTGGGTACGTGTCGGCAGTCCCGGAGGGCTTCAAGGAGTATTACCACGGGCCGCAGGACATTCCGCCGGAACACCGGATATTTGCCTATCCTGAAAAGGCCGAGCCTGTCCACTCCATTCTCGCTGCACTCAAACGGTTTCAAGAAGCCCCGCCCGCTCCGAAAAAGGACAAGGCGGGGCCTTCCCATGAAGAACGGTAA